The proteins below come from a single Plasmodium sp. gorilla clade G2 genome assembly, chromosome: 13 genomic window:
- a CDS encoding 6-cysteine protein produces MGIMMSIINILLFYLFFCVKISISQLLSSTQYVCDFYFNPLTNVKPTVVESSEIYEEIGCTINNPTLGDHVVLICPKKNDGDFNNIEIVPTNCFESHLYSAYKNDSSAYHLKKLDIDKKYAISSTFSEFSLNILVIPNENKSRKTIYCRCDNSKTEKSIPGQDKILKGKLGLVKIILNNQYNNIKELEKTKHIIHNTKDAYKYDIKLKENDILMFYMKKETSAESGNCEDILNIKVNSLSNNKVALKMPSIFLNNINCMFSSQDENNEKYYINIKADKTENIDGCDFTKPKGEGIYKNGFIINDIPNEEERICTVYLWNKKNETIAGIKCPYKLTPPYCFKHILYQKEIDSKKTYKTFLLSDVLDIYNIEYYGNNKEGIYMLALTTKPEKSNTVRCICEQSGKKAVMDLHIASTSGKYFSMFLTVLLTVIFYMYFNI; encoded by the coding sequence ATGGGAATAATGATGagcattataaatatactaTTATTCTATTTGTTCTTTTGTGTAAAAATAAGTATTAGTCAACTCTTAAGCTCAACACAATACGTAtgtgatttttattttaatccTCTGACTAATGTTAAACCAACTGTAGTTGAATCATCTGAAATCTACGAAGAAATTGGATGTACTATAAACAACCCAACGTTGGGTGACCATGTAGTATTAATATGTCCTAAGAAAAATGATGgtgattttaataatatagaaatagTACCTACTAATTGTTTTGAGTCTCATTTATATTCTgcttataaaaatgattcaAGTGcatatcatttaaaaaaattagatatagataaaaagTATGCAATAAGTTCAACGTTCAGTGAGTTCAGTCTAAATATTTTAGTTATACCTAACGAAAATAAAAGTCGTAAAACTATATATTGTAGATGTGATAATAGTAAAACGGAAAAGAGTATCCCAGGAcaagataaaatattaaaaggaaaattagggttagtaaaaataattttaaataaccaatataataatataaaagaattagaaaaaacaaaacatattatacataatacAAAGGATGCATATAAgtatgatataaaattaaaagaaaatgatatacttatgttttatatgaaaaaggaAACTTCTGCAGAATCTGGAAATTGTgaggatatattaaatattaaagtaAATTcattatcaaataataaagtGGCTTTAAAAATGCCTTCCATATttctaaataatattaattgtaTGTTTTCATCtcaagatgaaaataatgaaaaatattatataaatataaaagcaGACAAAACCGAAAATATAGATGGCTGTGATTTTACGAAACCAAAAGGTgaaggtatatataaaaatggattcataataaatgatatacCAAATGAAGAAGAACGTATATGTACTGTTTATCTttggaataaaaaaaatgaaacaatCGCAGGTATTAAATGTCCATATAAATTAACACCACCCTATtgttttaaacatatattatatcaaaaaGAAATCGATTCGAAAAAGACATATAAAACATTTCTATTAAGTGATgtattagatatatataatatagaatatTATGGAAATAATAAGGAAGGCATTTATATGTTAGCATTAACAACAAAACCAGAAAAATCAAATACAGTTAGATGTATTTGTGAACAAAGTGGAAAAAAAGCAGTAATGGATTTACATATCGCATCTACATCTGGAAAATATTTTAGTATGTTTCTTACAGTTTTGCTTActgtaattttttatatgtattttaacATATGA
- a CDS encoding 6-cysteine protein, whose amino-acid sequence MMLYIYAKKAPISFILYIVLLLKIISGNDDFRKPSSLNSEISGFIGYKCNFSNEGVHNLKPDTRERRSIFCNIHSYFIYDKIRLIIPKKSTSPEFKLLPENCFKKVYTDYENRVETDISELGLIEYEVEENDTNPNYNERTITISPFSKKDIEFFCFCDNTEKVISSIEGRSAMVHVRVLKYPHNILFTNLTNDVFTYLPKTYNESNFVSNALEVELNDGELFVLACELINKKCFQEPKEKALYKSNKIIYHKNLTIFKAPSYVTSKDVNTECTCKFKNNQYKIVLKPKYEKKVIHGCNFSSNVSSKHSFTDSLDISLVDDNAHISCNVHLSAPKYNHLVGLNCPGDIIPDCFFQVYQPESEELEPSNIVYLDSHINIGDIEYYEDAEGDDKIKIFGIVGSIPKTTSFTCICKKDKKSAYMTVTMDSAYYGFLAKTFIFLIVAILLYI is encoded by the coding sequence atgatgttatatatttatgcgAAAAAAGCTCCAATTTCttttatcttatatatagtattattattaaaaataataagtggAAATGACGATTTCCGCAAGCCTAGTAGTTTGAATAGCGAAATATCGGGATTCATAGGatataaatgtaattttTCAAATGAGGGTGTTCATAATTTAAAACCGGATACGCGTGAACGTAGGTCGATTTTTTGCAACATTCATtcgtattttatatatgataagaTAAGATTAATAATACCAAAAAAAAGTACATCTCCAGAGTTTAAACTATTACCAGAAAATTGTTTTAAAAAGGTATATACTGATTATGAGAACAGAGTTGAAACAGATATATCTGAATTAGGTTTAATTGAATATGAAGTAGAAGAGAATGATACAAATcctaattataatgaaagaACAATAACTATATCTCCATTTAGTAAAAAAGACattgaatttttttgtttttgtgaTAATACTGAAAAGGTTATATCAAGTATAGAAGGGAGAAGTGCTATGGTACATGTACGTGTATTGAAATATcctcataatattttatttacaaatTTAACGAATGAtgtttttacatatttaccTAAAACATATAATGAATCTAATTTTGTAAGTAATGCATTAGAAGTAGAATTAAATGATGGagaattatttgttttagcTTGTGAactaattaataaaaaatgttttcaAGAACCAAAAGAAAAAgcattatataaaagtaataaaataatttatcataaaaatttaaCTATCTTTAAAGCCCCATCTTATGTTACATCAAAAGATGTTAATACAGAATGTACatgtaaatttaaaaataatcaatACAAAATAGTTTTAAAAccaaaatatgaaaaaaaagtcaTACACGGATGTAATTTCTCTTCAAATGTTAGTTCTAAACATTCCTTTACAGATAGTTTAGATATTTCTTTAGTTGATGATAATGCACATATTTCATGTAACGTACATTTGTCTGCACcaaaatataatcatttgGTGGGTTTAAATTGTCCTGGTGATATTATACCAGATTGCTTTTTTCAAGTATATCAACCAGAATCAGAAGAACTTGAACCATCCAATATTGTTTATTTAGattcacatataaatataggaGATATTGAATATTATGAAGATGCTGAAGGAgatgataaaattaaaatatttggtATAGTTGGAAGTATACCAAAAACCACATCTTTTACGTGCATATGTAAGAAGGATAAAAAAAGTGCTTATATGACCGTTACTATGGATTCAGCATATTATGGATTTTTGGCTAAAACGTTTATATTCCTAATTGTagcaatattattatatatttag
- a CDS encoding DNA topoisomerase 3, putative, which yields MARLKVLNVAEKPSVASAIAEILCKGRPNKIKSCSKYNPVFTFDYKIKNDIWYMYVTSVTGHLTEQKFDDRYKNWNNTDPQELFDAEITVYVEKDKKNIENNLKKYSKECNMLILWLDCDREGEHICFEVINACRITNRKLIIHRAQFSAVTEKDIIHAINNLKEPNKNLAYSVDARREIDLRMGSIFTRFMTIRYIELVKNETNIISYGPCQFPTLGFVVNRYLDIKNFKNEYYWSIKMKCVYNNDLINPMDDENNDDDHDDQEIDSDSDESDSYYTNSDESNNDNDETDDYYVDEKKNKKKKKKKKKKKSTTKKKKNKKKKRKTVNNKNKNNNVVDFTWSRIRLFDHLAVILIYEELLKNPLCKITNVYESETRKYKPYPLNTLQMTKLVSRYFKISSKECMTIAEKLYNKGYISYPRTETNCFPDTMNLQKIINQLRKNDTFGWYANKLCEENKYQKPRKGKMNDKAHPPIHPVKNMNKTLKVEEKEWKLYEFICKHFLAVCSNDAIGYNTKVTAKIQEEQFFCKGLKIKEKNYLEIYTYEKWNDKVIPSFQVDDEFYPTSLLIEEGITQPPKYLSESNLLTLMDKFSIGTDATMHEHIENIQKRNYVIKNSKSLFIPTNLGIALVQAYKKFKDIGIDLTNPSLRAKMEKDMSLVASGVKQKNEIIRNYIDIMKYIYQEIYNRIDVLDKNIHFYLNNPEEISYT from the coding sequence ATGGCACGACTGAAAGTGTTGAATGTGGCTGAAAAACCATCTGTGGCCTCTGCCATTGCCGAAATTTTATGCAAAGGTAGACCTAATAAGATTAAGAGTTGTAGTAAATATAATCCTGTTTTTACATTTGATTATAAGATAAAGAATGACATATGGTATATGTATGTGACATCTGTCACTGGTCATTTGACAGAACAAAAATTTGATGACCGCTATAAAAACTGGAATAATACGGACCCACAAGAATTATTTGATGCTGAAATAACAGTATATGTTGAAAAggataaaaagaatattgaaaataatttaaaaaaatattccaaAGAATGTAATATGTTGATTTTATGGTTAGATTGTGATAGAGAAGGGGAACATATATGCTTTGAAGTTATAAATGCCTGTAGGATTACAAAtagaaaattaataattcataGAGCTCAGTTTTCAGCTGTAActgaaaaagatataatacatgctattaataatttaaaagaacctaataaaaatttagCATATAGTGTTGATGCAAGAAGAGAAATCGATTTAAGAATGGGTTCTATTTTTACACGTTTTATGACCATTAGATATATTGAATTGGTAAAGAATGAAACTAATATTATTAGTTATGGTCCTTGTCAATTCCCTACCCTAGGTTTTGTTGTTAATAGATAtttagatataaaaaattttaagaatgaatattattggagtattaaaatgaaatgtgtgtataataatgatttaataaatcctatggatgatgaaaataatgatgatgatcatGACGATCAAGAGATTGATAGTGACAGTGACGAAAGTGATAGTTATTATACTAACAGTGATGAAAGTAATAATGACAATGATGAGACTGATGATTATTATGttgatgaaaagaaaaataagaaaaaaaaaaaaaagaaaaagaaaaaaaaaagtacaacaaaaaagaagaaaaacaaaaagaaaaaaagaaaaacagttaataataagaataaaaataataatgttgtAGATTTTACATGGTCTAGAATAAGATTATTTGATCATTTAGCTGTAATACTTATATAcgaagaattattaaaaaatccACTTTGTAAAATAACAAATGTTTATGAAAGTGAGACAAGGAAATATAAACCATATCCATTAAATACATTACAAATGACAAAACTTGTTTctagatattttaaaatatcttcAAAAGAATGCATGACGATAgctgaaaaattatataacaaagGATATATTAGTTATCCAAGAACAGAAACCAATTGTTTTCCAGATACCATGAACCTACAAAAGATTATAAATCAACTGAGAAAAAATGACACATTTGGTTGGTATGCTAATAAATTGtgtgaagaaaataaatatcagaaaccaagaaaaggaaaaatgaATGATAAGGCTCATCCGCCTATACATCctgtaaaaaatatgaacaagaCATTAAAagtagaagaaaaagaatggaaattatatgaatttatatgtaaacatTTTTTAGCAGTATGTAGTAATGATGCTATAGGATATAATACAAAAGTAACAGCAAAAATACAAGAAGaacaatttttttgtaaaggattaaaaataaaagaaaaaaattatttagaaatatatacatatgaaaaaTGGAATGATAAAGTTATACCTTCATTTCAAGTTGATGATGAATTTTATCCCAcatcattattaatagaAGAAGGTATAACACAACCACCTAAATATTTATCAGAATCAAATTTGCTTACATTAATGGACAAATTTAGTATAGGTACAGATGCAACTATGCATGaacatatagaaaatatacaaaaaagaaattatgttataaaaaattcaaaGTCTCTTTTTATACCTACCAATTTAGGTATAGCCTTAGTACAagcttataaaaaatttaaggaTATTGGTATTGATTTAACAAATCCATCCTTAAGAGCTAAAATGGAAAAAGATATGTCATTAGTAGCTTCAGgtgtaaaacaaaaaaatgaaattataagaaattatatagacattatgaaatatatatatcaagaaatatataatagaatTGATGtattagataaaaatatacatttttatttaaataaccCCGAAGAAATCTCATATACATaa
- a CDS encoding G-beta repeat protein, putative, which produces MNIENKPQIIEHINYCLDNTIYDLKWVHGKCNIIAVGEMLDKKGYIHIYNLNKGNFTCISKTNLDKGVKTIAPFFTSTGTYTIACGSFDGNILLYDINNMSEEYYKIKKHTKLINKIDCKNYKNNNIIVSASRDGSVKIFDIRTKQEVVSLEPPKNSSYIPDCWCVETGNNYVEHNAYSNMNEENLNICAGYDNGDIKFFDLRTMRLEHEVNVNNGVCAVNYDRKDTKKNKLICSTLEGNIYIFNLDVYNDVSGYSYSKDKIISGTCWGTPFLPQNRDIFATLGGDGNLGVYKYVYPEKNSIFDEKIGCKKGIVGELNKLNDLNVSTQPIISFDWCKDKLGLCVMASLDQTIKIYIITKLNLY; this is translated from the exons aTGAACATTGAAAATAAACCTCAAATTAttgaacatataaattattgtcTTGATAATACTATATACGATCTGAAATGGGTACACGGCAAATGTAACATTATTGCCGTAGGAGAAATGCTTgataaaaaaggatatatacatatatataatttgaataaaGGAAATTTTACATGTATATCTAAAACTAATCTTGATAAAGGTGTTAAAACCATAGCTCCTTTTTTCACTTCAACTGGAACATATACAATAGCATGtg GTTCCTTTGATGGAAACATACTTctttatgatataaataacatgTCTGAAGAATactacaaaataaaaaagcacactaaattaataaacaaaatagaTTGTAAGaattacaaaaataataatattatagtaAGTGCTAGTAGGGATGGTTCAGTCAAAATTTTCGACATAAGAACCAAACAAGAG GTAGTCAGTTTGGAACCACCCAAAAATTCTTCTTACATTCCTGATTGTTGGTGCGTGGAAACAG GAAATAATTATGTAGAACATAATGCTTATTCTAATATGaatgaagaaaatttaaatatatgtgctGGGTATGATAATGGggatattaaattttttgatTTAAGAACAATGAGATTAGAACATGAA GTCAATGTAAACAATGGTGTTTGTGCTGTTAATTATGATAGAAAAGAtacaaaaaagaataaattaatttgCTCAACTCTCGAGgggaatatttatatatttaacttGGATGTATATAATGATGTCTCTGGATATTCATATAGCAAAGACAAAATAATATCAG gTACATGTTGGGGAACACCTTTTTTGCCTCAAAATCGTGACATTTTTGCTACCTTGGGAGGAGATGGAAat CTAGGTgtgtataaatatgtatatccGGAAAAAAATTCTATTTTTGATGAAAAAATAGGATGTAAAAAAGGAATAGTGGGAGAATTAAATAAGTTAAATGATCTGAATGTATCTACACAACCAATAATTTCTTTTGATTGGTGTAAAGACAAACTAGGTCTTTGTGTCATGGCTTCACTAGACCAGaccattaaaatatatattattactaaattgaatttatattaa